The following coding sequences are from one Neurospora crassa OR74A linkage group I, whole genome shotgun sequence window:
- a CDS encoding flavohemoglobin, whose amino-acid sequence MALTYQQSKLVRDTIPALKEHGERITSIFYKTMLTDHPELNNYFNSVNQKNGRQPRALTAVILGFASNINHLSELVPKFERMCNKHCSLGIQPEHYEVVGKYLIQAFGEVLGPAMTPEVQTAWTKAYWMLAKMLIGREAQLYRDFESWPSWRPFKIDRIVNECDDLYTFYLVPQDGKRLPKFLPGQYVSVQIQVPGGNLQSRQYSLSEAWREDYYRITIRRDEGTVYSNSVSKSFFNPGIVSNYLIDQTTVGSILQVSHPAGEFFLDVHNTSTVPLVLISAGVGVTPMVSIANTVMESQPSRQIAWIHGCRKHIPFEDHIKTLRKKNSNFQTKIFKTVINSTDRPGETYDYNERMDLAKLKPEELHLQHGGTEYFICGPEQFMVNQKLYLMQQGVSASRIKCEIFTTGDLSVVVQLPANDALAVRSTSTSTRLSSKSTIPTYQEAGSHNRDHRSGGGGWGRKEGDTYKQRRRGWMGKCGA is encoded by the exons ATGGCTCTCACTTACCAACAAAGTAAGCTCGTCAGAGATACTATACCCGCTCTCAAGGAGCACGGTGAGAGGATAACGAGCATCTTCTACAAGACTATGCTCACCGACCACCCCGAACTCAACAACTACTTCAACTCGGTAAACCAGAAGAATGGCAGGCAACCTCGGGCCCTGACGGCCGTCATCTTGGGCTTCGCCTCAAACATTAACCATCTTAGCGAGCTCGTCCCCAAGTTTGAGCGCATGTGCAACAAGCACTGCTCGTTGGGTATCCAGCCAGAACACTACGAGGTTGTCGGCAAGTATCTCATCCAGGCTTTCGGCGAGGTTTTGGGCCCCGCGATGACGCCCGAGGTGCAGACGGCATGGACAAAGGCATATTGGATGCTAGCCAAGATGTTGATTGGGCGCGAGGCACAGTTGTACAGGGACTTTGAGAGCTGGCCCTCATGGCGCCCTTTCAAGATCGACAGGATTGTCAACGAGTGCGATGACCTCTACACCTTCTATCTTGTTCCTCAGGATGGAAAGAGGTTACCGAAATTCCTACCCGGCCAGTACGTCTCCGTCCAGATCCAGGTCCCTGGTGGCAACCTCCAGTCCAGACAGTATTCCCTCAGTGAGGCGTGGAGGGAGGATTACTACCGTATCACCATCCGCCGAGACGAGGGCACCGTCTACTCCAACTCAGTTTCCAAGTCCTTCTTCAACCCCGGCATCGTCTCCAACTACCTTATCGATCAAACTACCGTCGGTTCTATCCTTCAGGTCTCTCACCCGGCTGGCGAGTTTTTCTTGGACGTCCACAACACGAGCACGGTGCCTCTGGTTCTGATTTCTGCTGGTGTCGGCGTCACTCCCATGGTTTCCATCGCCAACACCGTTATGGAGAGTCAACCCAGTCGCCAAATTGCCTGGATCCATGGCTGCCGCAAGCATATCCCCTTTGAGGACCACATCAAGACTTTGCGCAAGAAGAATAGCAACTTCCAAACCAAGATCTTCAAGACCGTCATCAACAGCACTGATCGTCCTGGCGAGACATATGACTACAACGAGCGCATGGACCTGGCCAAGCTCAAGCCCGAGGAGCTCCATCTTCAGCATGGCGGCACTGAGTACTTCATCTGCGGCCCGGAGCAGTTCATGGTCAACCAAAAACTCTACCTCATGCAGCAAGGTGTCTCGGCCTCGCGCATCAAATGCGAGATCTTCACCACGGGCGATTTG TCCGTCGTCGTGCAATTACCGGCCAATGATGCCCTCGCGGTGCGAtccacatcaacatcaacacgaCTGTCATCAAAATCAACAATACCGACATATCAAGAAGCTGGGTCTCATAATAGAGACCATCgatcaggaggaggaggctgggGACGAAAAGAGGGTGACACATATAAgcagagaaggagggggtggATGGGAAAATGTGGCGCCTGA